A part of Anabas testudineus chromosome 7, fAnaTes1.2, whole genome shotgun sequence genomic DNA contains:
- the LOC113166724 gene encoding uncharacterized protein LOC113166724 isoform X2, with protein sequence MSSLSSKSAKEISDLLDEYGIKHGPVVDSTRSLYEKKLKEAMAKGKRAKVSPDKTFYREEVEDITYVYREPSRSDGAGDSGSYMRSRPEWTEREFEHEKSYSTYSRSKPQYREKDFVDTPYMYDTPSTYSNSYLKSTPMKSDKEAPKTSSRLIPLWVQFVFFLAVAAFLYLVFSNMETNESLKGIE encoded by the exons ATGTCTTCGCTAAGTAGCAAGTCTGCGAAGGAGATTAGCGACCTGCTGGATGAATATGGGATAAAGCACGGACCTGTGGTCG ACAGCACCAGGAGTCTGTATGAGAAGAAACTGAAAGAGGCCATGGCCAAAGGGAAAAGAGCCAAAGTCTCACCCGACAAGACTTTCTACAGAGAAGAGG tggagGACATTACCTATGTTTACAGGGAACCG AGTAGAAGTGATGGTGCAGGAGACag TGGATCTTACATGAGGTCAAGACCAGAGTGGACTGAAAGGGAATTTGAACACGA GAAGTCCTACTCAACCTACTCCAGGTCAAAGCCGCAATACAGAGAAAAGGATTTTGTTGATAC GCCCTACATGTATGACACACCATCCACTTACAGTAACTCCTATTTGAAGTCGACTCCTATGAAATCTGATAAGGAAGCTCCCAAGACATCATCTCGCCTCATCCCACTGTGGGTTCAGTTTGTGTTCTTCCTGGCTGTGGCAGCCTTCCTCTACTTAGTTTTTTCTAACATGGAGACAAATGAGTCTCTCAAAGGAATAGagtga
- the LOC113166724 gene encoding emerin-like isoform X1, with the protein MSSLSSKSAKEISDLLDEYGIKHGPVVDSTRSLYEKKLKEAMAKGKRAKVSPDKTFYREEVEDITYVYREPSRSDGAGDSGSYMRSRPEWTEREFEHDLCRKSYSTYSRSKPQYREKDFVDTPYMYDTPSTYSNSYLKSTPMKSDKEAPKTSSRLIPLWVQFVFFLAVAAFLYLVFSNMETNESLKGIE; encoded by the exons ATGTCTTCGCTAAGTAGCAAGTCTGCGAAGGAGATTAGCGACCTGCTGGATGAATATGGGATAAAGCACGGACCTGTGGTCG ACAGCACCAGGAGTCTGTATGAGAAGAAACTGAAAGAGGCCATGGCCAAAGGGAAAAGAGCCAAAGTCTCACCCGACAAGACTTTCTACAGAGAAGAGG tggagGACATTACCTATGTTTACAGGGAACCG AGTAGAAGTGATGGTGCAGGAGACag TGGATCTTACATGAGGTCAAGACCAGAGTGGACTGAAAGGGAATTTGAACACGA TCTCTGCAGGAAGTCCTACTCAACCTACTCCAGGTCAAAGCCGCAATACAGAGAAAAGGATTTTGTTGATAC GCCCTACATGTATGACACACCATCCACTTACAGTAACTCCTATTTGAAGTCGACTCCTATGAAATCTGATAAGGAAGCTCCCAAGACATCATCTCGCCTCATCCCACTGTGGGTTCAGTTTGTGTTCTTCCTGGCTGTGGCAGCCTTCCTCTACTTAGTTTTTTCTAACATGGAGACAAATGAGTCTCTCAAAGGAATAGagtga